CAAAAAGTGGAATGCCACCAACAAGAGCCAGGAGGTGCCACCTGAGGTTGTGTCAAACGAAGGGCTTACATCCCAAGAACCATCTACCACTGAGGCGAgcgaggatgaagtggaggtccttCCAGAGGACGTCTCGCTCGGTAAAGAGTGAGTGATGAAGATGAACGCGAGGATGGATGCCATGGAGATATTTCGCCAACGCTTGGGGAAGGTGGAAGGCACCCTTAATGTTCTTGAGGGgcacactcttgaagagattgagagtatccgaaatgacttggagggacgtacacagactgagatggaactaaggcaaaccatcactgccttagagtgcagactcatggaggcttTGAGTACTATAGATGTtatgaaggcaaagatagagtcactcgagGAGCATGTCAATGCTGGCATGACCGAGGTAGCCAACAATGTTGTGGTGACGAGGGAGGCCAAGATCGAGGCTCCTAAACCCCCGGTGTTCAAAGGTGTTCGTgatgcacaagaagtggaaaacttcttttggcacttggagaactacttcaggCACGGCAAATTGAGGGACGATGAGGCCAAGATCAATACTACGGTATTGTACCTCTCAGAGACTGTCATGctatggtggagaaggaagatggCCAACGTGGATAAAGGTCTAGGTACTATTAGCACATGGGATCAGTTCAAAGTGGAGTTCAAGTgacagttctttccaaacaatgtcttgtaCGAGGCAAGGCGCAAGCTTAGGGAATTGAAGCAAACATGGAGCATACGTAACTATGTTAAGAagttcactacccttatgcttcaaatccccaacATGACCCatgatgacttgttgttccacttcatggacgggttgcaaaattgggctaagCAGGAGTTACAATGCCGACAAGTCACTgatatagaccaagccatagtggaggccgaatcattgatggacttcaggcatgacaagcacgacaaaggcaatggcaaggagtcaaaggttaacaatgtcaaaggtgggggagaccgtggaaaaggcaaggagatacaacaacaatactccaagactcaagatttcaAAAAGTCGAGTGGCCGTCAGGGCTACGCCGAGAAGAAGGCACAGGTCGAAAAGAAGGGATGCAATATATGCAGAGGGCCACATAGCTTCAGGAATTATCTTGACCTCAAGAGCTTCAGTGCCATGGTACGTGAGCGGAAGGAGCAGCCACAAGGAGAGAGTCCGGGAACCGCACAGTTGGGTATGATCGGATTATATGGTGCTGTCACGAAGCAAGCTATCCAACCTACCAAGAATGGCAATCAGTACGTGGATCTCACTATCAACAACAAGCCCGCTCGTGCAATGGTGGACActggagcaactcataatttTGTGACTGAGGCTGCAGCAAAGAGACTGGAATTGAAGCTTGCTCCAACCAACTCTCGCATCAAGACCGTGAATGCCGAGATACAAAATGCTCGTGGGGTAGCTAatggagttggtgtcaaattgggaacttggaaaggtatgacaaactttaccgTAACCGCTATGTATATCTTCGACATCATACTGGGAcaagagttctttagacattgtcatactttAATCGACCCCTACCTCCAACGTCTCTTGGTTATGGAGCGAGAAGGAGCTTGCATGGTACCTACAGAGACTATGCCACACAGACAGATCCAAGCACAACTCTCAGCTATGCAGGTTGTCAAGGGGATCAAGAAAGGGGAGCCCACATTCGTGGCAACCATTGCAAGTCTAGAGGAAGACAAGAATTTTCAAGAGACAGTGCCGCCTTGCATAGAGAAGTTGCTTGAAGAGAACAAAGATGTCATGCCCGAGGAGTTGCCTAAGCACTTACCGCCTAGGCGAGaggtggatcacaagattgagttggagccaggGCTAAACCACCCGCATTTGCCCCATATCCTATGGCACCGCCCGAGCTGGAGGAGCTCAAGAAACAATTGAAAGAGTTGTTGGATGCTGGTCACATTCGCCCATCAAAAGCACCTTTCGGCGCACCAGTATTGttccagaagaagaaggatggatcgctGCGTTTGTGCAAAGACTACCGAGCACTTAATAAGGTCACCGTGAAAAATAAGTACCCAATCCCGCTCATTgctgacttgttcgatagacttgggcaagccaagtactttaccaaggtAGATCTTTGAAAGGGCTACTACCAGGTTCGCATTGCGGAAGAGGATGAGCCAAAGACAGCATGTGTGACGagatatggagcctttgagtggttggtgatgcccTTCGGCTTAACCAATGCACCGACCATATTTTTCACCCTTATGAACAAGATCTtccatccctaccttgatcagttcgTGGTAGTCTACCTAGACGACATAGTCATCTACAACAACACCTTGGAGGAGCACATGAAAcacttaaggaaggttttccaagtcttgcgagagaacgagctatacatcaagagggagaaatgtgagttcgcgcaatcaaaggtgcacttcttgggccatgtcGTTAGCAATGGCGAGCTACACATGGACGATGCTAAGGTACGTGCTATCCAGGAGTGGGAGGCACCCATAAAGGtaactgagttgagatccttCATTGGCCTTGTCAACTACTATCGCCGGTTCATCAGTGGATACTCAGCAAAGGCCGCACCATTGACTGAGttgctaaagaagaacaagcTATGGGTTTGGACGGAGCATTGTTAAAAGGCGTTTGAAGGCCTTAAGATAGCTGTAACAGAGGATCCAGTCTTGGCGTTACCTGACTTTGTCAAGACTTTTGAGGTTCACACAGATGCCTCAGACTTTGCCATTGGGGGTGTCCTGATGCAGGATAAGCATCCCTTCGCATTTGAGAGCCGCAAGTTAAATGAGACAGAGTGACCTTACACAGTACAAGAGAAGGAAATGATTGCCATTGTGCATTGCCTTCGtacatggagacattatctgctcGGGTCGAGGTTCATGATCAAGACTAATATTGTAGCTACTAGCTACTTTCAAACACAGAAGAAGCTCACACCAAAGCAGGCTAGGTGGCAGGATTTCTTAGCCAAGTTTGATTATGCACTAGAGTATAAGCCGGGAAAAAGTAATGTTGTAGCCGATGCCTTAAGCCGGAAAGCCGAGCTTGCTGCAATCACTTCAGCGAGATGGGACATTCGGGAGGCTATAAAAGAATGCATGCAGCATGATCCAACAGCCAAACAACTTATCGAGTTAGCTAACAAAGGCAAGATGAGACAGTTTTGGATAGAAGACGGCATACTACTTACCACAGGTCGGCAGGTTTACGTTCCTAAGTTTGGAGACATTAGACGACGGATCATACGGGAGAGTCATGACACAATGTGGGCTGGTCATCCAGGTCAACGTCACACCAGGGCCTTGGTTGAGTCAGTCTACTATTGGCCATGCATGCATGACATAGAGTGCTATGTGCAGAATTGTCTTGTCTGTCAACAGGACAAGATTGAACAACAACAACCCGgaggacttttggagccactacCAGTTGCAAAGCGTCCATGGGAGAGCGTGAATATGGACTTTATCACTTGCCTACCAAAGTCTGATAgttatggtactattatggtggtcgtggatagattttccaaatatgccaccttAATGCCCGCCTCACCGGTTGCACAGCTAAGGAAGCCGCCAAGCTATTATTTAAGAACATGGTAATGTATTGGGGCTTACCAAGGTATATCATCAGTGATCGAGACCCCCGCTTCACTGGAaacttttggagagagttgttcGATATACTTGGCACGAAACTGCacttttctactagtttccaCCCACAGACGGATGGACAAATGGAATGGGTCAATGCcttactagaatgctacttgaggcattatgtaagcGCACATCAGAAAGATTGGGCAAGGCTTATAGACATTgcccaattctcttataactttcagcggagtgagtccacggggtggacaccatttgagctagccacaggccaacaaccacaaactccacattcaATACCAGCCGCGTTCGAGGGAAAGAGTTTGGGGGTTTATCATATGGCCAAAGGATGGGAGGAACAGCTTGACACTGTTAAGTCATACTtggataaggcagctaagaagatgaagaagtttgcgGACCGTAAGCGGCGTCCCACGGACTATAGAGttggggacatggtcatggtgaagttTAACCAAGACAGTTCAAAGCACTACGGGGCATGCATCAGAATCTGATTCGCAAGTAtgaggggccatttaagatcGTCGGCAAGGTAGACAAGATCTCATATAAGCTTGCCATGCCATCGTATCTTAAGATCTACCTTGTCTTCCATGCCAGCATGCTTAAgccatatcatgaagataaggatgatcAGAGTAGGGGCCAATCAAGTCGAGCGCCAATGACTATCACCACCTCGCATGATCGGGAGATTGAGGCTATCATAGATTACCAGGCTAGGCAAAAACAAGGGCAAAAGGCCACCGCTATGTTCCTCGTCTAATGGAAAGGGCAATCACTGGAGGAGGCCAcgtgggaacgatatgaagacttgtggcaattcaaagataagatccgaGAGTTTATGCAGCAGCATTGCGCCGCGGTCGTCGCAATATTgggtgggggagagtgtgatgacccgccatgtcatcatgccacataaaCGCCATTTGGCATttattaatgccatgtggaagcttatACAAGAAGAATTCTAGAATTTGTGAGAAaattctagagaggtatggacatttccttaggaagaaactagatccttatggatttgctaggaaagtccttggaatcttccaggcttgtagagaattctagaaaaagcccttatcttgtaaatatcaaggacttgtgtaataattaatatttacacactagcccctagaaaactagtatataaagggggccattcatttgtaattcatcaagcaaataattcaagttctctctaatacaaagcttccttgaacaattctcttgtgttctttcttccattctcttagcgatcttaaaggtagtaaggctgacttggcatagcaagaacatgagcaagttgtgcaagatcatgagcgagttgtcaagtgccgcacgtgtacttagttaacaactaaggagtcaagtcactgatatagaccaagccatagtAGAGGCCGAATCATTGATGGACTTCAGGCATGACAAGCACGACAAAGGCAATGGCAAGGAGTCAAAGGTTAACAATGTCAAAGGTGGGGGAGACCGTGGCAAAGTCAAGGAGATACAACAATAATACTCCAAGACTCAAGACTTCAAAAAGTCGAGTGGTCGTCAGGGCTACGCCGAGAAGAAGGCACAGGTCAAGAAGAAGGGATGCTATATATGCGGAGGGCCACATGGCTTCAGGAATTGTCCTGACCTCAAGAGCCTCAGTGCCATGGTACGTGAGCGGAAGGAGCAACCACAAGGAGAGAGTTCGGGAACCGCACAGTTGGGTATGATCAGATTATGTGGTGCTGTCACAAAGCAAGCTATCCAACCTATCGATAATGGCAATCAGTACGtggatctcaccatcaacaacaagccCGCTCGTGCAATGGTGGACACTAGAGCAACTCATAATTTTGTGACTGAGGCTGCCACAAAGAGACTGGAATTGAAGCTTGATCCAATAAACTCTCGTGTCAAGACCGTGAATGCCGAGATACAGAATGCTCGTGGGATAGCTAatggagttggtgtcaaattgggaacttggaaaggtatgacaaactttaccgtaaccgctatggatatctttgtcatcatactggggcaagagttctttTGACATTGTCATACTTTAATCGACCCCTACCTCCAACGTCTCTTGGTTATGGAGCGAGAAGGAGCTTGCATGGTACCTACAGTGACTATGCCACACGGACAGATCCAAGCACAACTCTCAGCTATGCATGTTGTCAAGAGGATCAAGAAGGGGGAGCCCACATTCGTGGAAACCATTGCAAGTCTAGAGGAAGACAAGAATTTTCAAGAGACAGTGCCGCCTTGCATAGAGAAGTTGCTTGAGGAGAACAAAGATGTCATGCCCGAGGAGTTGCCTAAGCACTTGCTGCCTAGGCGAGAGGTGGATCCcaagattgagttggagccaggGGCTAAACCACCCGCATTTGCCCCATATCATATGGCACTGCCCGAGCTGGAGGAGCTCAAGAAACAATTGAAAGAGTTGTTGGATGCTGGTCACATTCGCCCATCAAAGGCACCTTTCGGCGCACCAGTATTGTttcagaagaagaaggatggatcgttgTGTTTGTGCATAGACTACCGAACACTTAATAAGGTCATtgtgaagaataagtacccgatCCCGCTCATTGgtgacttgttcgatagacttgggcaagccaagtactttaccaaggtggatcttcGAAAGGGCTACTACCAAGTTCGCATTGCGGAAGGGGATGAGCCAAAGACAACATGTGTGATGagatatggagcctttgagtggttggtgatgcccttcggcttaaccaatgcactggccacattttgcacccttatgaacaagatcttccatccctaccttgatcagttcgTGGTAGTCTACCTAGACGACATAGTCATCTACATCAACACCTTGGAGGAGCACATGGAgcacttaaggaaggttttccaagtcttgcGAGAGAACGAGCTATACGTCAAGAGGGAGAAATGTGAGTTCTCacaatcaaaggtgcacttcttgggccatgtcattagcaatggAGAGCTACGCATGGACGAGGCTAAGGTACGTGCTATCCAGGAGTGGGAGGCACCTATAAAAGtaactgagttgagatccttccttggccttgttaactactatcgtaggttcatcagtggatactcagcaaaggccgcaccattgactgagttgctaaagaagaacaagccatgGGTTTGGACGGAGCATTGTCAAAAGGCATTTGAAATCCTTAAGGCAGCTGTAATAGAGGAGCCAGTCTTGGCATTACCTGACTTTTCCAAGACTTTTGAGGTGCACACAGATTCCTCAGACTTTGCCATTGGGGGTGTCCTAATGCAGGATAAGCATTCCATAGCATTTGAGAGCCGCAATTTAAATGAGACAGAGCGGCGTTACACGGTacaagagaaggaaatgactgcCATTGTGCATTGCCTTAGTATATAGAGACATTATCTGCTCGGGTCTaggttcgtggtcaagactgataatgtggctactagctactttcagacacagaagaagctcacaccaaagcaggctaggtggcaggatttcttggttgagtttgattatgAGCTGGAGTATAAGCCAGGAAAAGGTAATGTTGTAGTCGATGCCTTGAGCTGGAAAGCCGAGCTTGCTGCAATTACTTCAGTGAGATGGGACATTAGGgaggctataaaagaaggcatgcaGCATGATCCAGCAACCAGACAACTTATCGAGTTAGCTAACAAAGGAAAGATGATACGGTTTTGGATCGAAGACGGCCTACTACTTACCACAGGTCGGTGGGTCTACGTGCCTAAATTTGGAGACATTAGACGACGGATCATAAGGGAGAGTCATG
This genomic stretch from Nicotiana sylvestris chromosome 9, ASM39365v2, whole genome shotgun sequence harbors:
- the LOC138877918 gene encoding uncharacterized protein; amino-acid sequence: MEWVNALLECYLRHYVSAHQKDWARLIDIAQFSYNFQRSESTGWTPFELATGQQPQTPHSIPAAFEGKSLGVYHMAKGWEEQLDTVKSYLDKAAKKMKKFADRKRRPTDYRVGDMVMVKFNQDSSKHYGACIRI
- the LOC138868123 gene encoding uncharacterized protein — translated: MDAMEIFRQRLGKVEGTLNVLEGHTLEEIESIRNDLEGRTQTEMELRQTITALECRLMEALSTIDVMKAKIESLEEHVNAGMTEVANNVVVTREAKIEAPKPPVFKGVRDAQEVENFFWHLENYFRHGKLRDDEAKINTTVLYLSETVMLWWRRKMANVDKGLGGGDRGKGKEIQQQYSKTQDFKKSSGRQGYAEKKAQVEKKGCNICRGPHSFRNYLDLKSFSAMVRERKEQPQGESPGTAQLGMIGLYGAVTKQAIQPTKNGNQYVDLTINNKPARAMVDTGATHNFVTEAAAKRLELKLAPTNSRIKTVNAEIQNARGVANGVGVKLGTWKGMTNFTVTAMYIFDIILGQEFFRHCHTLIDPYLQRLLVMEREGACMVPTETMPHRQIQAQLSAMQVVKGIKKGEPTFVATIASLEEDKNFQETVPPCIEKLLEENKDVMPEELPKHLPPRREFVVVYLDDIVIYNNTLEEHMKHLRKVFQVLRENELYIKREKCEFAQSKVHFLGHVVSNGELHMDDAKVRAIQEWEAPIKAFEGLKIAVTEDPVLALPDFVKTFEVHTDASDFAIGGVLMQDKHPFAFESRKLNETE